The Planctomycetota bacterium sequence CCAAAGCGGAAATCTCAGCCCGGGAAATCGCCGACCAGAATCTTGAAAAAGAAATCAGCGCCCGCAAGGCGCTGGAAGACGATGTATACGTGATTAGAGAAGTTGCGGAATCATCCAAGAAGATTGCCGTATTTTGTTCTGATGTGGTCTCCAAAATATTTATACCTTTAGACAGCGGCGACAAGCAATACCTCAAGGCCTGCGAATCCTGGCGCGATGCCAAGGATACCAACCAGAAAAGAAGCTCGCTGGCCTATTTCTCCAAGTCAAAGGATAATTATGTGTCCGCGCTTTCCAGCGTCAGCAAGATGGATAACGTGACCAAGGAAACCGAACGGGTCAAGGAACTGCTCAAACGGGCCATCCAGGACAGCATTGACAGCATGGATACCATGATAAACCTTCTCAAGAGATTATTGCAGGAAGGCGACGCGGTGCCTTTTGAGGACCGGACCAAGAGCAGTGATCGGGCGATTGCCAAGAAACTCTCAGCAGACAACACCATCGTGGAATGCTGCACCCTGATATTAAGCATGATGGAGGTTCATAAAGTGGCTTTTACTCCAAGCATGAAGGCCAGAATCGAAGGCGTCAAGAAGGAAATCGAAAAGCGGCTCAAGCCAGATGAAGAGAGCGCGCTCAGCCCGGATAGATAAAACCGCCGGTTACTAAATCATATCGGATAACAATCACTGTAGTTGTTTAATCCATTATTATATCTGCTATATTGCGAAAGTTTATTTCAGTTGATGCGTTTCTTATGCCATTCCTACCCTTGCTTTCGCAGGGGTAAACTTGTTCCCGTGAAAACGGGGAGTGGGAATCCAGAAGCAAAATATCGGATTCGCTATCGCGGTCTCTGTGAGTTCGTGCTTACGCAGAAATGACGTGTTAGTTAATAATCTACAGACTAAGGATTGACAGTACCGCGCTACGCCGGGTGAATCCAGACCACCGGATAAATCGCCAGAACATCTTTGCGGGCAATCATTATCGGTTCATAGTCGGCATTGTACGGTCGGAAGATAAACTTTTCTTCCGGGAGCGAATCCATCTTGTTCAGTTCTATAATCCAGGCCCGATAATTCTGCAGGACCGCCAATACGATATCGCCGATCCGGGGTTTGATTTGGGTGTCTACTATAAAGGCACTGCCGGCCAGGCAGGGCGGGAACAATGAATTGTCTTCCAGTTTTACGGCAATTCTGATGGGCGGTTCTCCCAGCGCCGGCTCAACCAGCGGCCCGCACAGGAATTCCATTTCTTTTTCTTTCTGGGCCCATAAGAGCGACTGGTTAAAAAACGGGTCTATTTTGCTGCCGGAGATTATCCGGAAAACCGGTATTTTGACCAGGGGCGCCTGAGGCGGTTCTGCGGGCGGCGGCGGGGCAGGCATCGGGGCCTTTTCCAAAGCGGCCGGAGCGGTATCATTGGGATGGATATCATGGAGTTCATCCAGCAGGTTGTTTATCGGGATATCCAATACCGACGAGATAATCCGTATCTTTTCGTCGTCGATATTTGATTGGTACCGGCCGTTAAGCAGGTCGACCAGGTAATTATAATTTATCTGGAGTTTATCGGCCAGGGCTTTCTTGGGAATGCCTTTGGCGGCCCGGAGCTTTTCAATTACCTGCCAGGGGGATAAGGGTTTTTCCATACTATATAAGCAATTACGGTAAGACACGGGAATATTAAGATTTATATCAAGAAAAGTCCAGGAAAATCCGATATTTATATATAAAGTGACTTGTTTTTTAGCGGAATATGGGTATATTATATAAGGGTGTATTATATCCGGGCGTTATTATCAGTAACATATTATAGATAAATGAGTTACTATAAAATATTGGGTTTGGAAACCGAGCCGTTTTCCACCAGTCCTGACCCGCTGTTCTTCTACGAATCGCGCGGCCATAAGCTGGCCCTGACCAATCTGGTGATCGAATTGAGATTGCGCCGGGGATTGAGCGTAATTCTGGGCGATATCGGGACCGGCAAGACGACCCTGAGCCGCAAATTAATCCAGGCGCTGTCATTGCGGGAAGGATTTATTTTCCATATTGTCCTGGACCCGACTTATGAAGACGAAAGGGCTTTCCTGGCTTCCCTGGCCCGGACCTTCGGCATCGCCAAGCCGCTGGGCGTGGAAACCCCGGATGATGCCCGGAAAGACCCGGTTAACGTGAGCGAGTTGAAGGAGGCCATACAGAATTTCCTGTTCCACAAAGGAGTGGATGAAAACAAGACGGTCGTTCTGATTATTGACGAAGCCCAGAAACTTTCCGAGACCTCGCTGGAGGTGCTGAGGATTCTGCTGAACTATGAGACCAATATCGCCAAACTGCTTCAGGTGGTCCTGCTCGGGCAATTGGAATTACATTCCAAGGTTATTAATATCGCCAATCTGATAGACCGGGTGAGTTTTAAGTATACCCTTAATCCGCTGGACCAGGATGAGGTGGGCGAGATGATAAATTACCGGCTGACCCAGGCCGGCTACCGGATAAATAAGAGCTTGTTCACCGAGGACGCGGTCAAGGAAATATACCGGTGCACCCGCGGTTATCCGCGCAAGGTATCGTTGTTATGCCACAAGGCGCTAAAGAGTATTGTCATGAACGGTAAAATGGTGGTCGATAACAGAGTTGTTAAAGAAATCGTTGACGAGGAGGCGAAGAACGGATGGCACTTAGCAGACAGGACAACATCACCCCAGAAGAACACCTTCTGAGACTGATTGAGAAGCCGGCCGGCCTGGAGGAGACGCCGTCTCCGAATGATGGACTGACGATCGTGCTGGGGAAAAAGAAAAGGTTAGGTCCCCGGGTCGTTATCAACGGGATTATTTTATTCCTGGCGGCTTTTGTTGGGTTTGGCAAACAGATATCGCTCAAGACCGTCAATCGTTTATGCCTGGTCGTAATCACGGTGCTTTTGGGTTACGCGGTCTGGAGCGTGGTCTCGGCCGATACGTCGGTAATAGAGGAGCCCAATATTAGAAATCCGAGGCCGGATGATATAACTGAACAACCTGATATCAGCGAATATTATAGCGAACTGGATAAACGGGATATCTTTATGGATATGTATAAACCGCCGGTAATAGAGACGGTCAGGACGCCGGCTTTCGTTCCGACCGGGACGCAATCGACGAGCGCAGAGCCGAAACCGGCCATAGCCGATGTGTTGAAGAATCTTAAACTCATCGGAGTCATCTGGGAGCCGCAATCTGCTGCCAGCGGCTTGGCCCTGATTGATAACGGGAGCGATGTCCTGTGCCTGGCAAAAGGCGATACCTTCAGGATTAATGTCGAGCAGGCCGGTAATATGAAGAATGTCAATATAGAAATCAAGGAGATTTCCAAGGATAAGGTCACTTTGCGGCATGAAAACGAGGATGGGATATTAATGCTGACGGACAAATAAAAGGCGGTATTATGAGAAATTATTTATTGTTGACGGTCTTGTTCCTGATGGCGGCGTTGATTTGCGGCGCCCAGGAACCGGCGCCCAATACAGCGCCGGCTGAGAAAGAACCTGTTTCAGCGCCAGCCGTTACCGAAGAGAAACCTATTACTCCGACTGAACAGGCCCCGCTGACACTGGAACAGATTCTGGCTAAACCTGTTTCCGCCAACCTTAAGAACGCCGAGGTCCGCGATTTATTGCGTTTGTTCGCCAGAAAAGGGTCGCTTAATATCGTGGCGACAAAATCAGTGAGCGGACAGCTGACCTTCCTTCTGGAGAACGTGACCATCGGCGACGCCCTGGAGATCGTCCTGATTACCAACGGACTGGCTAAGGAGATAAAGGGAAAAGATATTATCAACATTATGACCGAGGCCGAATACCAGGCGCTCTACGGCAAACCGTATAACTCGAGATTGGTGGTCAAGACATATCAACTGCAGAATGTTCTGCCCAGCCGGGTAGCGACTTTCCTGGAAAATATCCAGTCTAGGAATGTCAGTTCCAAGATTCTGCCTGATAACGGCACCAGAACGATGGTTATCATCGAGGTGCAGGATAAAATCAAGGAGATGGAAGAACTTATCAAGCAATTGGATGTTCCTCCTGAAACGCTGACCTTTGAATTAAGCAACGCCGGTGTAGATGAGATTAACCCGCTGATTACGGCCTTGCTTACCCCTAATTACGGCGATATCAAGGTGGATAAGAGAACCAAGCGTTTTATCGTTACCGACCATCCGTCAGTCC is a genomic window containing:
- a CDS encoding LexA family transcriptional regulator — its product is MEKPLSPWQVIEKLRAAKGIPKKALADKLQINYNYLVDLLNGRYQSNIDDEKIRIISSVLDIPINNLLDELHDIHPNDTAPAALEKAPMPAPPPPAEPPQAPLVKIPVFRIISGSKIDPFFNQSLLWAQKEKEMEFLCGPLVEPALGEPPIRIAVKLEDNSLFPPCLAGSAFIVDTQIKPRIGDIVLAVLQNYRAWIIELNKMDSLPEEKFIFRPYNADYEPIMIARKDVLAIYPVVWIHPA
- a CDS encoding AAA family ATPase, which produces MSYYKILGLETEPFSTSPDPLFFYESRGHKLALTNLVIELRLRRGLSVILGDIGTGKTTLSRKLIQALSLREGFIFHIVLDPTYEDERAFLASLARTFGIAKPLGVETPDDARKDPVNVSELKEAIQNFLFHKGVDENKTVVLIIDEAQKLSETSLEVLRILLNYETNIAKLLQVVLLGQLELHSKVINIANLIDRVSFKYTLNPLDQDEVGEMINYRLTQAGYRINKSLFTEDAVKEIYRCTRGYPRKVSLLCHKALKSIVMNGKMVVDNRVVKEIVDEEAKNGWHLADRTTSPQKNTF